One Vicia villosa cultivar HV-30 ecotype Madison, WI unplaced genomic scaffold, Vvil1.0 scaffold7, whole genome shotgun sequence genomic window carries:
- the LOC131643077 gene encoding ribonuclease 1-like, whose amino-acid sequence MESKGSILIKFFLLLQLPILCLSQQQDFDFFYFVQQWPGSFCDSQKSCCYPTSGKPAADFSIHGLWPNYKDGTYPSNCDPNSPFDQSQISDLKSSLLKNWPTLACPSGNGIQFWTHEWEKHGTCSESSLKQHDYFETTLNLKQKSNLLDALTSAGIQADGGSYSLSRIKGAIQKGVGFAPFIECNVDSSRNSQLYQVYLCVDTSGSNFIDCPVFPNGKSCGSNVEFPSF is encoded by the exons ATGGAGTCCAAAGGGTcaattttaattaagtttttcTTGCTTCTTCAATTACCAATTCTATGTCTTTCACAGCAACAAGATTTTGATTTCTTCTACTTTGTTCAACAG TGGCCAGGGTCATTTTGTGATTCACAGAAGAGTTGCTGCTACCCGACAAGTGGAAAACCTGCTGCTGATTTTAGTATTCATGGTTTATGGCCTAATTACAAAGATGGTACTTATCCATCTAACTGTGATCCTAACAGCCCTTTTGATCAATCTCAG ATATCTGATCTCAAAAGCAGTTTACTAAAGAACTGGCCCACACTAGCCTGCCCAAGTGGAAATGGAATTCAGTTTTGGACTCATGAGTGGGAGAAGCACGGAACTTGCTCAGAATCAAGCCTTAAACAACATGATTATTTTGAAACAACTCTCAActtgaaacaaaaatcaaaccTCCTTGATGCTCTTACAAGTGCAGGAATACAAGCTGATGGAGGTTCTTACAGTTTGAGCAGAATCAAAGGAGCTATACAAAAGGGAGTTGGGTTTGCTCCATTCATTGAATGCAATGTGGATTCATCTCGTAACAGTCAGCTATACCAAGTTTACTTGTGCGTCGACACTTCTGgatcaaacttcattgactgtcCAGTTTTCCCGAATGGCAAATCATGTGGATCTAATGTTGAGTTCCCATCGTTTTAA